AGTTCAGGGGATGCTCCACCTAACTGCAGACATAATTTTAATTAGAACCATTGATTCCTTTACCAACATTTCAACCCAGACTCTATCGGAATTGCGCTTCAACAAAAATTGCCATGTAAGCCTGGTGCGCACATAGGTTACAGTAAAAAGAAGCTATGACTAGTTAATAGAAGAAACCAATTTGGCAACTAGATACATACTTCCTGTCTGAAGTTGAAAAGTGGCGGCAATGGACGGCCATTAGGTAACCGGGCATTGGGCTCACGAAGCTCATCAAAGAAAGGATGTGCACATGCTTCCAGCTGAAATATAAAATCCACTAGTGAAAACTATGCTATGTATActaatattttcaaataaaatataaacagTGATTATAATGGAATCTCATTGGTAAAAATACTTTATCGCAGAAATCAACCACCATACTAAAACATGACATACCAAGGCATGTGGATCAAATCTCAGAGCAACAATATAAGAAACAAGGGAACTTCTTATGTTTATGTAATTATGTAAACATAGTTATCGATCGCGGCAAATAGCGGCGCGATAGCGCCGTCGCGTCGCGGCCCTTCCCCGCGATTTTGAATCGATCGCGTCGCGGAACGCCGTCGCGGCTGTCGCGCCGCGAATTGCGGCCAAATCGCGTCCAAATCGCGTCCAAATCGCGTTCGATCGCGTTCAATCGCGGTGCTCCAGGTTGAAGATGGGTTGGGTTCAAGGAAAATCCCCAAATTGCCCTCAAAATTGTAAATTAGGTTAAAATTTGAGGGTACTTTTGGAATTTCGCTCTTAATAAGTGAAACGCACCGTTTCACTCGTCTTCTTCACGcgtttcttctttctttacGCGTTTCCTCTGCAACTTGCAACCTTCTTCAACGCGTTTCTCCGGCGCGACTTGCTTCCCCTCAGCCACCTTCGACCAGAAGTCCAGAACCCATGGCCGCGGCGCAATCTGACAAGCACCGTCCAGGCTCCGGCGACCACCACCCCTGTTTACCCTTGGGCCTTTATTCTGTTCTGAGttgctctgtttttttcttcttttcctctatttttttttcctttcttttagtaattatatgtatatattagttatataatattatatgtgaaaaatcaaaatagcgGTCATCCCGCTATCCGCTATCCCGCTATCCCACTTTTGGGGTCGGCCGCTACGCGCCGCGATCCGGGATTGACTACTATGtatgtaaatatattttatatcaaGGTTTGTTTAACATATTACTGCTATGCTATTTCTCTATTTGTGCCTTCACCAAGGAGGGAGGTGGAGAAGGTATAAGGGTTTGCCCAACTTACTGCACTGCAACGAAGACTTGGTGAATATTGGAGCAGCCTTGATGCGAGGTCAATTGCTTCAGGAGGCATTCGCTTGTGAAAAACCTGAACCAGGAATCATGGCATCAATCAACCAGAAAAACCATTGTTACAAAGCAAAAGGAGGAATGGCAGGGAATGCAATTACCTTATGCCAAGGATGAGCTTTAATCTGGGGGAATCTAAAATCTGTATAATTAGGGTTCATGCAACGAATTTCTTCTCGAGTTGGAGTACCAAGAACCTATAAAAAGACACCCAAATTATTATCTCTTTGTACTTATATTCAAGCAATCTAGGGTGACATCTGAGAATAAATGAGGATCACCTTAATAATTTCCACAAGTTGGTCCACCTGATTTTCACCGGGGAACAATGGCTAAAGAAACATTTCAAACTATGAGAAATCAAGATAACATATCTCAAAAACAAAGGGAAAACATTTATTTTGTACGTGCAACATTAGTGCATAagttacccaaaaaaaaaattaacctggCCTAGAAGTAGTTCTGCTAGGACACAACCAGCAGACCAAATATCAATAGAAGTTGTGTATTCTGTCGCACCAAATATTAGTTCCGGCGCTCGATAGTACCGTGAACATATGTACGAAATGTTTGATTCACCTTTGACCTGAGATAAAATCATAACAATTACACTTTAATACTTTATCTTTTTAAACCAAATAATTGTAACCAAAATTAGCATTGATTCCAACCAATATCTTTTTTCTCCCTAAAAATGCGACATGTTTTGAAATTAGTCCTCTATATTTTAAGTTTCCATTTTAAGTCCTTTAAAATACAAAAACCATGTGCTTTTAGCACTAAAACTTTAAAGCATAGATGTGAAGGACTAAAAACACACTATTTTGATAAATGTGAGGCCtaccaaaaatatttttaagcCGAAAAAGAAATCAGGGGGGGTACATATTAATCGCAACATATATATTTTAACGACTATTAACTGAAATGTCATTCATCACATACACAATTAAAATTGCAATTTTGGACAAATCAAACATGCTTAAGTCATATGCTACCTACCTATAGGTAGCACAAGACTTCACTATTCCACTAACAGCATCGTATCATGCATTTACGAAGTAATGATAAGCACAAGAAGAATGCAGACCAACATACCAGAACTTTTGCACTCCCAAAATCACAAAGCTTAACTTGGTGAGTGAGAGGATCAACCTACAGAACAAACATGTGATAGGTTTAGAATAAAAGAGTGCAAATCATAGAGGAAAAGTAACAAATGAATAACATACCAAAAGATTTTGAGGCTTCACATCCCTATGGCAAACTCCTGGTACAGTATGGATATATGCTAGTCCTCTAAAGATCTAAACATCACATCCCAACACAATCATTAGAAGATTACAAACAAAAAAGAGAGGAACAACATAAGAAACCAAATTGCAAATAGAGAAGACTCCATACTTGATATGTATACAATTTCACATAGATTAGGGGCATTCTCTGATTGATATTATTGTAGTGCTTTAGAACTCGGTACAATGTCTCAGGGACATATTCCATTACCAAGTTCAGAAAAAGTTCATCTCTGCTTGTCGTAGAGAAGAAACAGTGCTTCAGGGAAATCACATTTGGATGATCCATCACCCGCATTAACTGCAATTCACGATTTTTGTACCTCTTGTCCTGCAAAACCTTCTTTATGGCCACTGCTTCCCCAGTCTCCAAGCACTTTGCCTTTGTTCCAGGTCAAAAAGGTACAAAACCCGTGGGCATGAAGCAATATGAGATACTTGACAGCAGAGAATGCTTAGTAGGAATAGATATCACCTTCGAGTTTATTACTTCATTTATCCTTACCTGGAAAACAATTCCAAATGATCCAGTGCCAACAACACGTTCAGCCATGTAACTGATGGTCTGCAATTGATATTAGAGCATAAATTTATGAAACAATTAAAGAAATTGAAACCTGAGGATGCTATCATCAATAGTCTATTAATACATCACTCAAAACATTGAAATTTTTTAAGACTACCTTTTAGGGTCCAAAAGGGGaaacaaaaaattatcaatTGGCACAAGGGGggaagaattaaaataaaataaaaaaaggaactATTAGATTAGATAGGCTCCAAGAAAGTAACCCAACTTCTAGGTGATTAATAGTAATAAACTTTTGGATGAATCATTAATAAAAGGGTAGATTTTAACTTAATTACCCAGCCCAAAATGTAGTTCCACTCTATCCCACAAAGGAAGTAAAATTTTAagtacaaaattaatttttaaaaactggaATTTGAGAATGAAGGTTAGAACACATCCAGACCCGTTTAGGTTCACCATTTTTGCCTCCGATTGTGGTTGAGATTATGTGACCGGTAACTGCGTCATTACCCTCACCGACAGAAGCTGACATTTCCTGCAATTCATagcaataaatatatatttaatatggTAAACCAATTCTCCTAATGCAGAAATAGAATATAAAACTCTTTATAATACAATACCAGTGATAGCTTATCGAGTTGACTCAATTAACTAACAGCCAAAATTAGCTTAATAGCAATTATCATCAATAATTTTGTTTAAAAGCATTTACTTAACATGGCAATGTCATGTGCCTATCATGTATCACATGCATGAGTCAGCAAATTCACTAATGGACATGCATATATACAAAGCCAATTTAGTAGTCATAGTCAATACTTTGAATTCCTACTTCTATGCTGCATATTAGGATGAGACTTTGCAAGTTTATGAAAAATAACAGTCGCCACTCATCTCAAAATTATGCATTGATTATTATATGTCAAGAGGAACGCACAGCTACGAAACGTATCCAGAAGAAATCGGATGCTAGCCACTAATCAGAATGCGAAATTGAAGATAGGTTAAGAGTAACGAACTCAAAAGTATAAGCAATTATGCACATAAAGTTAAATCAGGTTACCATCATTCACAAGGAAGCATCGCGTGCCAAGCAAAAGCTTTAGCATCAATTAAGAGACAATGCAGAGAGAGAATCTAAGGACACGAACTACCAAAAGCAAATTAAAACCGTTTGAACAACAATCCACCAACAAGTCAAGCAAATTAAAACCCCTTTTTAAGCAAGGAACCGTCCTATTTAAGCAAGGAACCGAAGATATAAATAGAAACTTTAAGCAAGCAACCTGGCtgataagaaaaattaaacTTAAAAAACAATCCGGGGCATAAAATTGAGCTATATACCAACTCCCATAGAGTGGCAGTGGAAAAACTTTCGCAAGTGAAACACTCTAAGGGATGAAAAATTCAGCTGCACACAAACTAATGGCTAAGACAACTTGATGATGTTCATTCAGCTATGTACCTAGTCAGATTCTGTCACTCTCCCAAAGGGTTTCAAAAAATAAGGCCTAAATTAAAGAACAGGATTCCAGTTTTCACTTCAAttgattctctttctcttttctgaACCACCAAACAGAAAGCTCCACAAGCTTCAATTTTTCAACTCTGAGATCTCAACCATAAAAGCAAAAACAACCCCCACAAAAAAAGCTAAAACAGAAAACAACTTGCCCAATGCCTAAGCTTCCAAATTAACACTAccctaagaaaaaaaaaactaccactTCTTCACTCCCACCAAAGAACCAGCTCGATCTTCACCGGAGAAAAGCTCCGGCGAGCTAAGACGAGCCACCGAAATGGAAGAAAAAATGACGGGAAATTAGCAGATCGCTGAAAGCTAGGCTCAAACCGAGGGTCACTCGGTGGATCAACGATGATCCAAGCACCACAACAGGAAAACGGTGGATGAAAACGGTGCGTTGCGAACAATGAGAGAGTTGTTTGTGGAGAGTGAGAAATTACCTTATCGGTGTCCATGGCGGAGGCGGCGGCACCAGCAGCTGAAGCTTTGAGAGGGTCAGTTTCGGCTTGCGGCTGCAGCAACTGCGGCGGAAGTGGCAGCGGTAGAGGTGCCGGTTGCGGTGGTTGAAGGTGGTGCGGCCCCAATGGAATGGAGGCCATGTCAGAAGTTACACACACTCTCtatgtttctctctctaaaacacaaacactttctctctctaaaacacaaacactttctctctctaattctATTTCGAGGGAATAGTGCGGGGTCCAGTGTAGAGGCTTTGGAAAGATAAAGGAGTGAGCGAGGTAGAGAAAGTGAGTGTATTTGAGATTTCTCACGCGCGTGTGTAGGAGCGTGGTGTGTACGTTTTGATCAGGACGGTTGATTCTGTGATCTGGTGTGGTGGGTGTATGGAAAGAACTTACTACATGGGCTTACGTGGAGAAAAGGATGGGGACAAGGATCACATGGAAACTCCAAGGTCTGCAATTACGGGAAATACGTATTCCGAATTAGTAAGACTGACGTTATGAGACATCTTAAATTACTCAAGTTTAATGCTCTACTCATTTAATAAGGCTAGGTTTAGAAAAACAGCTTGATTAAGTGCTTATGGTTAAGCGTTTATGATCATAAGCACTTATAATATAAAcacttatttataaattatttctaaaaatttattgaaataaattaaaaataagttgtatataagcagaagctgtttttcataagctaacctgagtagcttatgaacgTATGAGATCGAGACACAGCCCCGGGGCTATGAGGAAAGATGTAGATCGATCGTCTCAGATAGACAACCGCCAAGTCTCTTGCTCCTATTAAGCTCAGCCTTAGTAGAAGTGGGTTTTCCAGTTCCAGCAAATCAGATATTTATCTCGTATGCAGTCTGTGCTTTATAGTATATTAATTTTCCCCCTTCGCTCGTGACCAGGGAAGTGAAGGAAGGACCTTTTTTtggctgaaaatagcttatggtaggtcataagctgttattcctttgttatgattgtctgcattttagccaATGTTTTGGTCTGTGACAAGATGTCGGACACGATGTCTTAACATCTTGACTGTGACATGTGTCCCTGCGAACTGCTGTGTGCTTGGATGATTAATTGtgaagctttggattgatttcgtggtaatcaagttagggttgttGAAAAAGCGTATGTGTGCTGCTCAAGGAATATATCAAGTGTGACAAAATCTGTTTCTGTTTCAGAAGATTTGATCTGGTTTTAAGTTGTGAAAGTTCCAATCTattttcaaatcttatttgataagatttggttCTGTTTTAAAAAGATTGACTTTCTGTTTTGTTGTGGACTCCTTTGTTCGTTCAAGCTCATCAAAGACAAGGCCTGAAGAACTGCTATTTATGAAGACCTAAACCTAGTTGCTAAGGGTTCCTTTGTGTGGAGAAATTAGGGTTTCATATTCGTGAGTTCACACTGTGTTTATGTTGTTCTCTCAGCAGCTTTATGTTCTTGTATTAGCTGAGAGTTGTTgtgtttgttgtttgatcatgagatctatctttcaatctcttgtgtaaaggatcggtcactgtggcagtgatcattAGGAGTTAGGGGAAGTTTCCTCGTAGCTTAGAgggaagggctaagctagattcactgtttgtaatagtggtagacattgaagaggctctatactaagggggagtaacttaggtataggagggactttcatgtatgacctgagagctattacgtgaattgactcctggattggtatcctccagacgtaggtgttttgacactgaactgggttaacaaacCTTCGTGTTGTTTAGTTTTGTTAACTGTCTTCTGCGTAATTGTTCTTTCTGTCATGCAAGATGTTGTAAACATTTGGTAAAACAATTTTCCTCGTGTTAATAGAAtttcataagctgtttgcataagctctcccaaacactgacataagagcttatgttgtcagataagctcaaataagctcttccaaactggtcCAAAGTCAGTTCAAGATTATACAGTACTCCCTCTATTTCAAAATCGTTGTTGTTTATGAAGATAATTTAAAAGctcataattaatattaaacttAGTTAAAACACCCCTTAATTTTTTGATgtaccaaaataaaatattcatatTTAAAGTTGAGTTTTATTAAAAATTGAGAATGATATTGGGCTGGGCGAACCCCCGAAATCACACGCGGGAGTTTTTTCTCTAAGCTTGAAGACATTAAAGCTCTTAAGGCATTCGAGCTAAAATATCTTGTGGGTTTGTGGGTTGGGCGAGGCTTTGTAAGTCTAAGACCCGCCATAAGCTATGGAAAGATAAGG
This portion of the Lotus japonicus ecotype B-129 chromosome 3, LjGifu_v1.2 genome encodes:
- the LOC130742491 gene encoding shaggy-related protein kinase eta-like encodes the protein MASIPLGPHHLQPPQPAPLPLPLPPQLLQPQAETDPLKASAAGAAASAMDTDKEMSASVGEGNDAVTGHIISTTIGGKNGEPKRTISYMAERVVGTGSFGIVFQAKCLETGEAVAIKKVLQDKRYKNRELQLMRVMDHPNVISLKHCFFSTTSRDELFLNLVMEYVPETLYRVLKHYNNINQRMPLIYVKLYTYQIFRGLAYIHTVPGVCHRDVKPQNLLVDPLTHQVKLCDFGSAKVLVKGESNISYICSRYYRAPELIFGATEYTTSIDIWSAGCVLAELLLGQPLFPGENQVDQLVEIIKVLGTPTREEIRCMNPNYTDFRFPQIKAHPWHKVFHKRMPPEAIDLASRLLQYSPSLRCSALEACAHPFFDELREPNARLPNGRPLPPLFNFRQELGGASPELIIKLIPEHVRRQTGLSFPYPAST